From a single Silene latifolia isolate original U9 population chromosome 6, ASM4854445v1, whole genome shotgun sequence genomic region:
- the LOC141588522 gene encoding protein FAR1-RELATED SEQUENCE 5-like codes for MQNNCWLKYVFSIRRKWIPAYFRDLPLGCLLRTTQRSESSNNYFKRFESHFGTLVEFWIRYNSAIEQQRHSQRRMDTANEHSMLDKVGPMKVEMHASLVYTHPIFTDFQKEVKHAICSMGVGGLTTVGVMEYHDVRDGLKHRNFEWNLTPKLTRANVHISYRPIVQDKTGNVIEDIDEANIKKAEMSKVWSEIYVIVGLMDTYATLKQMKQLQKTLR; via the exons ATGCAAAACAACTGTTGGTTGAAGTACGTATTCTCAATCAGACGAAAGTGGATACCAGCTTACTTTCGCGATCTGCCTCTAGGTTGTTTGCtgaggacaacccagagatcTGAAAGTTCAAACAACTATTTCAAACGGTTTGAAAGCCACTTTGGTACCCTTGTCGAGTTCTGGATAAGGTACAATTCTGCAATAGAACAACAAAGGCATTCACAAAGGCGGATGGACACTGCAAACGAGCATAGTATGCTCGATAAAGTAGGACCAATGAAGGTAGAGATGCATGCCTCACTTGTCTACACACATCCTATCTTTACAGACTTTCAGAAGGAAGTCAAACATGCGATATGCAGCATGGGAGTCGGGGGTTTGACAACAGTAGGGGTAATGGAGTACCATGATGTTCGTGATGGACTAAAGCACAGAAATTTCGAGTGGAATTTAACACCCAAACTAACGAGAGCAAATGTGCAT ATATCCTATAGACCAATTGTCCAAGATAAAACTGGAAACGTCATAGAAGACATTGATGAAGCTAACATCAAGAAAGCtgagatgtcaaaggtttggtctgaGATTTATGTAATTGTCGGGCTGATGGACACTTATGCTACGCTTAAACAGATGAAGCAACTACAGAAAACCCTGAGATAG